One region of Anaeromyxobacter paludicola genomic DNA includes:
- a CDS encoding histidine kinase: MRTPFEAGVPLARTIHFRVYLLMALGVFFSIAAMAIAGWIKVRSLDGRLMQGRLRAAEAVAEHLDEQLRLDLELLLHVPTRQGFDLEDRESRPEREAMHEEYLHFRFPGMYLVNAQGEVVQEEPARGGAAPTTPPSLAGPFQQLLATGRPVVSNLLTPEDGGRLYQLVPVRNWQGRVVGAVGGRMDPTLARAVRVLRHLVPPGEGHADLLDGNGVVVASTDPARARRATECRGHLAELIAQKKPEVATCGGCHPARIYGAEQVRAFAPLSAAPWAVAVWQPRDAVVASGGEMPATFLGVVLVVAFFSALFAWGAARSVTEPIYVLTGEAERIATGELDEPIPDLGTDEVGRLAAALDRMRRSLAGLIREVGDANTELEKRVEARTAELAQVNARLREREAARRELLRKLIGAQESERKRIARELHDDTTQSLAVLVMGLEAASAALRSGAGQPRLDEVKALAVQTLEEVHRIIRDLRPSVLDDLGFYSAVRWYADNTLGSRGVDVRCEIAATSRRLPPEMETALFRVCQEALNNVARHAQAEKVLVQLEQQGDVLRIEIEDDGRGFDLASAGGASGGRPHFGLMGIRERVEILGGKLQVDSAPGQGTRLSIEVPVPPEVEA; encoded by the coding sequence GTGAGGACGCCGTTCGAGGCCGGGGTGCCGCTGGCGCGCACCATCCACTTCCGCGTCTACCTCCTCATGGCGCTGGGGGTCTTCTTCTCCATCGCCGCCATGGCGATCGCCGGCTGGATCAAGGTGCGCAGCCTCGACGGGCGGCTCATGCAGGGGCGGCTGCGCGCCGCCGAGGCGGTCGCCGAGCACCTCGACGAGCAGCTCCGGCTCGACCTCGAGCTCCTGCTGCACGTCCCGACGCGCCAGGGCTTCGACCTCGAGGACCGGGAGTCGCGCCCCGAGCGCGAGGCGATGCACGAGGAGTACCTGCACTTCCGCTTCCCGGGGATGTACCTCGTGAACGCGCAGGGCGAGGTGGTGCAGGAGGAGCCGGCCCGCGGCGGCGCGGCGCCCACCACGCCGCCGTCGCTCGCCGGTCCGTTCCAGCAGCTGCTCGCCACCGGCCGCCCGGTGGTCTCGAACCTGCTCACGCCCGAGGACGGCGGGCGGCTCTACCAGCTCGTGCCGGTGCGCAACTGGCAGGGCCGGGTGGTCGGCGCCGTCGGCGGGCGGATGGATCCCACCCTGGCGCGCGCCGTCCGCGTGCTGCGCCACCTGGTCCCGCCGGGGGAGGGGCACGCCGACCTGCTGGACGGGAACGGGGTGGTCGTCGCCAGCACCGACCCGGCGCGCGCCCGGCGCGCCACCGAGTGCCGCGGCCACCTCGCCGAGCTCATCGCCCAGAAGAAGCCGGAGGTGGCGACCTGCGGGGGCTGCCACCCGGCGCGGATCTACGGGGCCGAGCAGGTGCGCGCGTTCGCGCCGCTCTCGGCGGCGCCCTGGGCGGTGGCGGTCTGGCAGCCGCGCGACGCCGTGGTGGCCTCGGGCGGCGAGATGCCGGCCACGTTCCTCGGGGTGGTGCTGGTGGTGGCGTTCTTCTCGGCGCTCTTCGCCTGGGGCGCGGCCCGCAGCGTGACCGAGCCCATCTACGTGCTGACCGGCGAGGCCGAGCGGATCGCCACCGGCGAGCTCGACGAGCCGATCCCCGATCTCGGGACCGACGAGGTGGGCCGCCTCGCGGCCGCGCTCGACCGCATGCGCCGCTCGCTCGCCGGGCTCATCCGCGAGGTGGGCGACGCCAACACGGAGCTGGAGAAGCGGGTGGAGGCCCGGACCGCCGAGCTCGCCCAGGTGAACGCCCGGCTCCGGGAGCGGGAGGCGGCGCGCCGGGAGCTGCTCCGCAAGCTCATCGGGGCCCAGGAGAGCGAGCGCAAGCGCATCGCCCGCGAGCTGCACGACGACACCACCCAGAGCCTGGCGGTGCTGGTGATGGGGCTCGAGGCCGCCTCCGCGGCCCTCCGGTCCGGCGCCGGCCAGCCGCGGCTCGACGAGGTGAAGGCGCTGGCGGTGCAGACGCTCGAGGAGGTCCACCGGATCATCCGGGACCTGCGCCCGTCGGTCCTCGACGACCTCGGCTTCTACTCGGCCGTCCGCTGGTACGCCGACAACACGCTCGGCTCGCGCGGGGTGGACGTCCGCTGCGAGATCGCCGCCACCAGCCGCCGCCTCCCGCCCGAGATGGAGACGGCCCTGTTCCGGGTCTGCCAGGAGGCGCTCAACAACGTGGCGCGGCACGCCCAGGCGGAGAAGGTGCTGGTGCAGCTCGAGCAGCAGGGCGACGTCCTCCGGATCGAGATCGAGGACGACGGCCGGGGCTTCGACCTCGCGAGCGCCGGGGGAGCCAGCGGCGGCCGGCCCCACTTCGGCCTCATGGGTATCCGCGAGCGGGTGGAGATCCTCGGCGGCAAGCTGCAGGTAG